The proteins below come from a single Haemorhous mexicanus isolate bHaeMex1 chromosome 18, bHaeMex1.pri, whole genome shotgun sequence genomic window:
- the TCF15 gene encoding transcription factor 15 — protein MAFTMLRPVAARVLYPDLSMLSEDEENRSESDTSDQSFGCCEGAEARRKLPRKSGPMVMVKQRQAANARERDRTQSVNTAFTALRTLIPTEPVDRKLSKIETLRLASSYISHLANVLLLGEGCEDGQPCFSAIYGAKGDLDSKQPRSICTFCLSNQRKGGSRRDLGGNCLKVRGVTPLRVSRR, from the exons ATGGCCTTCACCATGCTGCGCCCTGTGGCCGCCCGCGTGCTCTACCCCGACCTTAGCATGCTGTCGGAGGACGAGGAGAACCGGAGCGAGAGCGACACGTCGGACCAGTCGTTCGGCTGCTGCGAGGGCGCCGAGGCTCGCCGCAAGCTGCCGCGGAAGTCGGGGCCGATGGTGATGGTGAAGCAGAGGCAGGCGGCGAACGCACGGGAGCGGGACCGGACCCAGAGCGTCAACACGGCCTTCACCGCCCTGCGAACCCTCATCCCCACCGAGCCGGTGGATCGGAAGCTGTCCAAGATCGAGACCCTCCGCCTGGCCTCCAGCTACATCTCCCACCTGGCCAACGTGCTGCTGCTGGGCGAGGGCTGTGAGGACGGGCAGCCCTGTTTCAGTGCCATCTATGGTGCCAAGGGCGACCTGGACAGCAAACAGCCCCGCAGCATCTGCACCTTCTGCCTCAGCAACCAGCGGAAAGGG ggcagtcGGAGGGACCTCGGGGGCAACTGTCTGAAGGTGCGAGGGGTGACACCCCTGCGAGTGTCGCGGAGATGA